In one Candidatus Poribacteria bacterium genomic region, the following are encoded:
- a CDS encoding iron-sulfur cluster assembly accessory protein yields MISVTESAAQKAITLISNSEAPAESELGLRMQVVGGGCSGFQYNLEFGPAKDTDKVFEFHGLKVFIDPRSTLYLAGSELDYNDGLMDSGFKITNPSAKNTCGCGESFSV; encoded by the coding sequence GCACAAAAAGCAATCACACTTATTAGTAATAGTGAAGCTCCAGCTGAATCCGAACTCGGCTTGCGGATGCAAGTTGTCGGTGGTGGATGCTCCGGTTTCCAATATAACCTTGAATTTGGTCCCGCTAAGGATACCGATAAAGTGTTTGAATTCCACGGATTAAAAGTTTTCATTGATCCGCGTAGCACACTCTATCTCGCTGGCTCCGAACTCGACTATAACGACGGGTTAATGGATTCTGGCTTTAAAATAACCAATCCGAGTGCTAAAAACACATGTGGTTGCGGCGAATCCTTTAGCGTTTAA